The genomic segment TGTAATCGAAGCCCAACCCAGTCAATCAGAATCTTCGCCCTTTTCTCAGAACCTTCTCCTCACAGCTCCAAAACCCCAGTCCCGTAACGTTTCTGACCTCCCAGAAGGTGGGCAATGGCGTTACAGCGAGTTCTTGAACGCCGTCAAAAAGGGTAAGGTCGAGAGGGTCAGGTTCAGCAAGGACGGTTCTGCCCTTCAACTCACCGCCGTCGATGGCCGCCGAGCTTCGGTGATTGTCCCCAACGACCCTGACCTTATTGACATCTTGGCCATGAACGGAGTTGATATATCGGTCTCCGAGGGCGATTCGGGTAATGGGTTGTTTAGTTTCATTGGTAATTTGATTTTTCCATTCATTGCCTTTGCTGGGTTGTTCTTCCTTTTCCGTCGAGCTCAGGGCGGTCCCGGTGGCCCTGGAGGACTCGGTGGGCCTATGGATTTTGGAAGATCTAAATCCAAATTCCAAGAGGTTCCCGAGACTGGTGTTACTTTTTCTGATGTTGCTGGAGCAGACCAAGCAAAACTTGAATTGCAAGAGGTGGTTGATTTCTTGAAGAACCCAGATAAGTACACTGCACTTGGAGCTAAGATCCCAAAGGGGTGTCTTCTTGTTGGACCACCTGGTACTGGAAAGACCCTTTTGGCTCGAGCAGTGGCTGGTGAAGCTGGCGTGCCGTTTTTCTCTTGTGCAGCTTCAGAGTTTGTGGAATTGTTTGTGGGAGTTGGTGCGTCTAGAGTCCGGGATTTGTTTGAGAAGGCCAAGTCAAAAGCACCCTGCATTGTGTTTATAGATGAAATTGATGCAGTTGGGAGACAAAGAGGGGCTGGTCTTGGAGGTGGGAATGATGAGAGAGAGCAGACTATTAACCAGCTATTGACAGAGATGGATGGGTTTTCAGGCAATTCGGGTGTGATAGTGTTGGCTGCCACTAACAGGCCTGATGTTCTTGACTCGGCATTGTTGAGGCCTGGGAGGTTCGACCGACAGGTTACTGTGGACAGGCCCGACGTTGCTGGTAGAGTGAAGATCCTGCAGGTTCGCTCTTTGCAAACTTCATTATAGGCTTTTGTGAATCTTTTTCTCATATGCTTTGGCTATAATTTAGTAGTATTTTCCAGCACTTAGTGTAATGTTATCATTGATAGATAAGACTAGGAAGAAATCTATAGATAATTAAGCATAAAAGCTGGTTTAGTTGGTTGAGTATGATAGAACGTGTTGAAAAAGTTAAAATGCTTGTTTAGGTTAGCTCGTTATACATTTAAAAGTTTCAAGGTTTAAACATACTGGAAGGTGAACTTTCTGGTGCAATCTTGATTCAAGTTTACAAAGTTCAAATATCACGGTCCAAGTCTTTGTAGAATAAATATTTTGATCAAGGTCCTGTTTTCTGAACGCACTATGCTTTCAGGTGCACTCAAGAGGAAAGGCACTTGGAAAGGATGTGGACTTTGAGAAAATTGCAAGGAGAACACCAGGTTTCACTGGAGCAGATTTGCAGAACCTGATGAACGAAGCTGCCATTCTTGCTGCCAGGCGTGACCTGAAAGAAATAAGCAAAGATGAGATAGCCGACGCTCTTGAGCGGATCATTGCTGGACCAGAGAAGAAAAACGCTGTTGTCTCTGATGAAAAGAAGAAACTAGTTGCCTACCATGGTATGATTGAAATTAGTTCTCTGGTTCTTTTTATTCCCAAATCTTGTGCTCCTCGTTATGTGGTTAGGTGCTTACCatattttatgtgttgcattcgCAGAGGCTGGGCATGCTTTAGTTGGTGCATTGATGCCAGAATATGATCCTGTGGCCAAGATATCTATCATTCCACGTGGGCAAGCAGGTGGTCTTACTTTCTTTGCTCCAAGTGAAGAGAGGCTTGAGTCTGGCCTCTACAGTAGAAGCTACCTGGAGAATCAGATGGCAGTTGCTCTCGGTGGAAGGTTGGTTAGCTAATAACTAATGCTTGCGATGCATTTGGGAAATCTTTTACTGTTGAAATGATTTGGTAGCTTAATTTTTCTCTAATTTAAGAATCATTCCTCACACCTCCATTGCTGGTACAGAGTTGCCGAGGAGGTCATTTTTGGCCAGGAGAATGTGACAACAGGAGCATCAAATGACTTTATGCAAGTGTCTAGAGTGGCCAGGCAGATGGTTGAAAGATTTGGGTTCAGCAAAAAGATTGGACAAATTGCAATTGGCGGGCCTGGAGGAAATCCCTTCTTGGGTCAGCAGGTAAACCAATGTTTTCATATGGGAATTAATTTTATTAGTCTCCCATTCCTGGGTTTTTGCTTAAGATTCAGAGTTTAGAATATCTTTATGGGTCACAGTCGGAGAACGAGTTCATCACTAGTCAGATGGCATTTTCTTATTGCATGGTGTGTCACTCAATAAGAAAATACAAGTTGGGGCTAGTCCTCAAATCAGATAGCATTACTATATCATATGATGGCCTAACGAGCAACTTAATTAATAGATTAATTGTGTGTCAAATGCAGATGTCATCCCAGAAAGACTACTCCATGGCAACTGCTGATATTGTAGATGCAGAGGTGAGGGAGTTGGTAGAGAAAGCCTATGAACGGGCCACGCAGATCATCACTACCCACATCGATATTCTTCACAAACTAGCTCAACTTCTCATAGAAAAGGAATCGGTTGATGGGGAAGAATTCATGAGCCTCTTCATTGATGGAAAAGCTGAGCTATACGTCTCCTAAATTTAGTGATATGCAATTATTGAGCTAGCTCAAAGTAGTGAATTCATGTTTGTATTATAAGAATCATACACATGTACACATCAATAACCAATTAATTATTTCATGAAATTCAAAAAAAATATGTTGTGTGAAGTTTGATGCAGATGAAACAAGtttcctccttctctctctatgATACATCTTCGTCAAAACCACATTTGTCATTGATACATGATATAACTCTCATTCCTATGGTAAATGAACCCCACTTGTTTTGTTACAACAATGACAACCATCACTTGAGTAGAATAACAAATTGACCACCAATTGTGCTTTTTAAACCAAAAccgaaaaaaaaatggaaagggaaaaaaaaatatacagGAGGGTTGCTTCTCAAGATCCTCTCCCACCCCGTTGCTTCTTGTCTTCCAGTGTGGCAGCCTCGTTTAACATGTCGGCCGCGTCTTTGTGCATGTCTAGCTTTGCAAGAGCAACTGCCTGCATGTAAAACGCTGTAGACCAATCGGGATAGACACATTGCGCTTGCATTGCATCTCTGAGGGCGGCATCCGGTTGATCACAGAGAAGATGACAAAGACTTCGGCGGGCATAAACAGTTGGTGAAACCATTGTTCCCACATCTATGAACTGCAAATAAAAAACACTTGTAAACAAATATTGGGGGATCTATGATATGGTGCGTTTCAATAGTTTGCAAAAAGCACAAACCTGAGAATAACAGTCTATTGCTGTTTTGAAATCTTTGTCACGAAATGCCAAGTCCCCACGCTTTCTTGCCTCCAACATATCTCTCATCTGTTGGGTCCATTCTTGGAAAGATAACTGACACAAAAACCAAATTTGAGCAGACTGTTTGGATACAAACCTCTTAAAGCCTACATATTGAATAATCGAATTATGAAATACCTCATTGGTTCCTTCATCATCTTTGTAGTGTGTCATTACCAAAATCTGATGAATGGCTGTTAGGTCCATCCGTGAACAGGCATCACCCATTGGAGATAGAGGGTGTTGCGGCGTAGGAGGTGCTTCCTCGTGCTTTGGAATCCCAAGCATCATATAAGATGGAACCTATAAGATATATTCATCACAACATGCTGAATACTGCAAAATCTTGTGATTTAATTTTTCAAGTTTTGAATAGAAACAGAAGCATGCTGGTAGTATACCTCAGGCTTAACTTTCAGAGGGACAAGTGTCGCAACAAGATCTTTTGTATTTGGCCGCTCCCTAGGTTCGTACTGCAAGCAACGTGAGGCAAGCTCAAAAACCACAGTAGCCTCCTCAGTTGAAAAGTTTCCTTCCAAGTGGGAATCCATTAAGAGAAGAATGTTTTTTCCCCTTATCATATCAAGTGCCTGCATATATCCAATTACCAAAACCGTCAACTACATATTATGACAAAACACAGCTATTTAAGGGAACAGCATAGGTAAACATCATCTATACTACGAACAACTTTTTAAACGTGTTTTCTGGATACAAAACTGAACACCGTTTCTTTTTCTTGTACCTGACCACTTTCTTCTTAGACGGCCGCAAGGCAACAGAAAACCAAGTACCCACCACTTAGTCTACTGTTATTTACCATAACACCAATTAGCAAAAGCAAAAACGAGCAAAAACATGACACATGACACATGACACATCCTTGTTCACAAGAGGAAGTGTGTGTTAGTCTGTCAGAGCACTCTTAAGTAAAACCCTCATAGAATACATATCCCGAG from the Humulus lupulus chromosome X, drHumLupu1.1, whole genome shotgun sequence genome contains:
- the LOC133807203 gene encoding ATP-dependent zinc metalloprotease FTSH, chloroplastic — protein: MSSTMSSITNPLLSSNFLGTKIPTPKTTKPAPIPFSLFSKRKFFITENRLSKEPKSKSLNSIPSKATLAALLFSSLAPQALAIDNVNPPPTPPPVIEAQPSQSESSPFSQNLLLTAPKPQSRNVSDLPEGGQWRYSEFLNAVKKGKVERVRFSKDGSALQLTAVDGRRASVIVPNDPDLIDILAMNGVDISVSEGDSGNGLFSFIGNLIFPFIAFAGLFFLFRRAQGGPGGPGGLGGPMDFGRSKSKFQEVPETGVTFSDVAGADQAKLELQEVVDFLKNPDKYTALGAKIPKGCLLVGPPGTGKTLLARAVAGEAGVPFFSCAASEFVELFVGVGASRVRDLFEKAKSKAPCIVFIDEIDAVGRQRGAGLGGGNDEREQTINQLLTEMDGFSGNSGVIVLAATNRPDVLDSALLRPGRFDRQVTVDRPDVAGRVKILQVHSRGKALGKDVDFEKIARRTPGFTGADLQNLMNEAAILAARRDLKEISKDEIADALERIIAGPEKKNAVVSDEKKKLVAYHEAGHALVGALMPEYDPVAKISIIPRGQAGGLTFFAPSEERLESGLYSRSYLENQMAVALGGRVAEEVIFGQENVTTGASNDFMQVSRVARQMVERFGFSKKIGQIAIGGPGGNPFLGQQMSSQKDYSMATADIVDAEVRELVEKAYERATQIITTHIDILHKLAQLLIEKESVDGEEFMSLFIDGKAELYVS